Proteins encoded by one window of Salmonirosea aquatica:
- a CDS encoding type II toxin-antitoxin system HicB family antitoxin, translating to MKTIRNFTVIIEKEDDGYVALCPELDIASQGDTVEESKMNLQEAIELFFEHASNEEVDNRLKSDIFITNMQISVGQA from the coding sequence ATGAAAACGATTAGAAACTTTACGGTCATCATTGAAAAAGAAGATGATGGGTACGTAGCGCTCTGCCCAGAATTGGACATAGCCAGTCAGGGAGATACCGTTGAGGAATCCAAAATGAACTTGCAGGAAGCAATTGAATTGTTCTTCGAACATGCTTCAAATGAAGAAGTCGATAATCGCCTGAAGTCTGATATTTTTATCACTAATATGCAAATATCGGTTGGGCAAGCTTAA
- a CDS encoding Crp/Fnr family transcriptional regulator, which yields MIALRTYLNSFAPVHEEAWNELSRLFQKVVLKRGEFLIQEGQIATQFVFVESGVIRAFFRDERGTEYNKHFFTSPSIAGAYTSLITGKPNQIIQQALLDCHLLAADYRSFVRLYDRYQELERIGRLFAERYFVEKEQKELEMARYGAEKRYALFQERYPLLEQDIPQYHIASYLGITPTQLSRIRKKLAQG from the coding sequence GTGATAGCGCTGAGAACTTACCTTAATTCGTTTGCGCCTGTGCATGAGGAGGCCTGGAATGAACTGAGTCGCTTATTTCAGAAGGTGGTTTTGAAAAGGGGAGAATTTCTAATTCAGGAGGGTCAGATCGCCACCCAGTTTGTTTTCGTGGAATCAGGCGTTATCCGGGCCTTTTTCCGAGATGAGCGAGGTACAGAATACAATAAGCACTTCTTTACTTCTCCTTCTATCGCTGGTGCCTATACCTCTCTTATCACGGGTAAGCCCAACCAGATTATTCAACAGGCCCTGCTCGACTGCCACCTGCTGGCTGCGGATTATCGATCATTTGTCAGACTGTATGACCGTTACCAGGAATTGGAAAGGATTGGTAGGTTGTTTGCCGAACGTTATTTTGTCGAAAAAGAGCAAAAAGAATTAGAAATGGCCCGGTACGGCGCAGAAAAGCGGTATGCCCTTTTTCAGGAACGTTACCCACTCCTGGAACAGGATATTCCTCAATATCACATTGCCTCCTACCTGGGAATCACTCCCACGCAATTGAGCCGCATTCGTAAGAAATTGGCGCAGGGATAA
- a CDS encoding type II toxin-antitoxin system HicA family toxin, giving the protein MGKLKVLSGKEVCSILSVNGFDEVRRKGSHIIMQKKSGTSTLTVPVPNHAEIRIGTLQSIIRQSGISKEQFEN; this is encoded by the coding sequence TTGGGCAAGCTTAAAGTTCTTTCCGGAAAAGAGGTATGCAGTATTCTGTCAGTTAATGGCTTCGATGAGGTCCGACGAAAAGGAAGCCATATCATCATGCAAAAAAAATCCGGCACCTCGACCTTAACGGTACCTGTACCAAATCACGCAGAAATAAGAATCGGAACATTACAGTCAATCATCCGGCAGAGTGGTATTTCAAAAGAGCAGTTCGAAAACTGA